From Chitinivibrionales bacterium, one genomic window encodes:
- a CDS encoding PEGA domain-containing protein, whose translation MNNNICFGHINVFPFMARILICFWLISFSSSAQWEESYGEAPYQDIDSQMVTPFDSSEEISDSFHEEPSIHFEMEEPPAPVVKYAFLTLFSDPSGATVYIDDIEKGVTPFHDSTVVPGKHTITLKKKGYKLFSKTMDFVSEDKKKITVRLGTQNGFITILSAPSEAEVNINDKNVGTTPVVDRPLKPGTYSINVSKENHRDYSRKILINRRIHDTLRCELMSEATIDSITKVRKKKLRIFRHISIGTVAGIVTVAGIRANNQCRDALSREEGAKESYQKAGLTTSQFDYFWKEYSSAKADANKKIKKRNRRYIISGILWTGFALSIAF comes from the coding sequence ATGAATAATAATATTTGCTTCGGGCATATAAATGTGTTTCCTTTCATGGCCAGGATTCTAATCTGTTTCTGGTTGATTTCTTTTTCTTCAAGTGCACAGTGGGAGGAATCCTACGGAGAAGCACCGTATCAGGATATTGACAGTCAAATGGTCACACCGTTCGATTCTTCAGAGGAAATATCAGATTCTTTTCATGAAGAACCGTCAATTCATTTTGAAATGGAAGAGCCTCCGGCGCCTGTTGTTAAATATGCATTTTTGACACTTTTTTCCGATCCATCAGGGGCAACGGTTTATATCGATGATATAGAAAAGGGGGTCACCCCATTTCATGATTCGACAGTGGTTCCCGGAAAACATACCATTACGCTGAAGAAAAAGGGGTATAAATTATTCTCAAAAACCATGGATTTTGTGTCTGAGGATAAGAAAAAAATAACTGTCCGCCTTGGCACACAAAATGGTTTTATTACCATCTTGAGCGCACCTTCCGAAGCGGAGGTAAATATTAACGATAAAAATGTCGGCACTACACCAGTGGTGGACCGGCCACTTAAGCCCGGGACCTATTCAATCAATGTTTCAAAGGAAAACCACAGGGATTATTCCCGGAAAATTCTGATAAACCGGCGGATTCATGATACGCTCCGATGCGAACTCATGTCTGAGGCGACTATCGATTCAATTACAAAGGTGCGGAAAAAGAAATTGCGCATTTTCAGGCATATATCTATCGGTACTGTTGCCGGTATTGTTACTGTCGCCGGGATCAGGGCAAATAATCAATGTCGGGATGCCCTGTCAAGGGAGGAGGGAGCAAAAGAGAGCTACCAGAAGGCCGGTTTGACAACATCGCAATTTGATTATTTCTGGAAGGAATATTCTTCGGCAAAAGCAGATGCGAATAAAAAAATTAAAAAACGTAATCGGCGGTATATAATTTCCGGCATTCTATGGACCGGCTTTGCGCTTTCAATTGCCTTTTAA